aataaaataattagcTAGCTGcctgaaccgttcaggtgaaaaaaaaaaaaaaaaaagaaaaaaacgtggAGGAAAGTatcaaaagggaagggacCACATAAAGAAGCCTACACCGCGTGGACGGATTACGCTGAGGGCACCCCATGGCTAACAGCAAATTCGCGTACGTGAAGCAGCTCGAGGAGGAGAGGAGGGTGTTGCCGTGTTGCTACTTCGTGGTGAGGATAGACGGAGGGAACTTCAAGGCATTCACAAAGACACACGGGTACACAAAACCGAATGACGTAAGAGGACTCCACCTGATGAATGCATGTGCAAAGGAAGTCATGCACAAGTTCGATGAAATCGATTTAGCATATGGACACTCAGACGAGTACAGTTTTCTTTtccgaaaaaaaacaaaagtgtGGAATAGGAGGCATGACAAAATATTAACCAATGTCGTCTCCTGTTTTTCAggctcctttccttttctctggAAGGAATTCTTCCCCGAGCAGGAGCTACTATACGTACCATGTTTTGACGGAAGGATTGTTCTACTGCCAACGGAGAGGGAAGCCAAGGATTACTTCCGTTGGAGACAAGTCGATTGTCACATAAACACGCAATACAATGAGTGCTTCTGGAACCTAATCAATAGGGGTGGCTATTCTCACCAAGAGGCTTACAATACGTTGA
This region of Plasmodium coatneyi strain Hackeri chromosome 3, complete sequence genomic DNA includes:
- a CDS encoding tRNA(His) guanylyltransferase, whose product is MANSKFAYVKQLEEERRVLPCCYFVVRIDGGNFKAFTKTHGYTKPNDVRGLHLMNACAKEVMHKFDEIDLAYGHSDEYSFLFRKKTKVWNRRHDKILTNVVSCFSGSFPFLWKEFFPEQELLYVPCFDGRIVLLPTEREAKDYFRWRQVDCHINTQYNECFWNLINRGGYSHQEAYNTLMTTQKKDKNELLFSRFGINYNELPEIFRRGSILMRAEQSGKRDNVTEQVDNTHVKNPKVLLPDEGMVPPPEELHNDSTTPCKRNTEEKFTLSHENLVSDIFWEKYHLLFAK